The Branchiostoma floridae strain S238N-H82 unplaced genomic scaffold, Bfl_VNyyK Sc7u5tJ_1494, whole genome shotgun sequence genome includes a window with the following:
- the LOC118407844 gene encoding putative ankyrin repeat protein RF_0381: MNVTELFSAASDGDCDKIRSLLEGGMDVDAEDDQGCTALHHAAKAGHCPAMEVLLDRGADIDVAGNSDLTPGKTGLTALHLAAMNSHCAAISLLLNRGADVDKRNMLNQTALHFAISRGNCDLVGLLVHENFGFCQPLMDKHLLEALQHSSVSTEGDHDEACSVLLAGGADIGVVDHYGCTLLHYAAFKGNNDAILLLLDRGADLDARNTYGHFLLHSAALGGHNDTINLLLDRDVDIEAEDFGGRTALHFAAQYGHHKTVQLLCSRGGDLTGKDKFAEMTPLLLAAQNGHCDVIDVALSLGATFAEEDVLGNKVLHFAVLGGWMDAVTHLLDLGIEVNARNEGGATALHYAVYWKECSLKMAEVLLLSGADCNVKDIEGRTLVDVALEDTGMQKFLLHHLECHPNLKRLCRRKILSVLGKSGQEESDVHQFTIPQDLKDYLLFRAIY; this comes from the coding sequence ATGAATGTGACAGAGCTTTTCTCTGCTGCATCAGATGGGGACTGCGACAAGATCCGCTCCCTGCTGGAGGGAGGGATGGATGTTGATGCCGAAGATGACCAGGGTTGTACAGCACTGCATCACGCAGCTAAGGCAGGGCACTGTCCTGCTATGGAGGTGTTGTTGGACAGAGGGGCGGACATCGATGTAGCTGGTAACTCGGACTTGACACCCGGAAAGACAGGGCTTACAGCGCTTCACCTGGCTGCGATGAACAGTCACTGTGCTGCGATCTCCCTTCTCCTGAACCGAGGTGCAGATGTGGACAAAAGGAACATGCTTAACCAGACAGCCCTACACTTTGCTATAAGTAGGGGTAACTGTGATCTTGTTGGATTGTTGGTACATGAAAACTTTGGATTTTGCCAACCTTTAATGGACAAACATCTGTTGGAAGCGCTTCAGCACAGCTCTGTCTCTACAGAAGGAGACCATGACGAAGCTTGTTCAGTCTTGTTAGCTGGAGGAGCGGATATAGGGGTTGTTGATCACTATGGCTGCACCCTGCTACATTACGCTGCCTTTAAAGGAAACAATGATGCCATTCTCCTCCTGTTGGATAGAGGAGCAGACCTTGATGCACGCAATACATATGGTCATTTTCTGCTTCACTCAGCAGCATTGGGCGGACATAATGACACCATTAATTTGCTGTTAGATCGAGATGTGGACATTGAAGCAGAGGACTTTGGGGGCAGGACAGCACTCCATTTCGCAGCACAGTATGGTCACCACAAGACGGTACAGTTGCTGTGTTCTCGCGGTGGTGACCTAACAGGAAAGGACAAGTTTGCAGAGATGACTCCACTTTTGTTGGCTGCTCAGAATGGACACTGCGATGTTATCGATGTTGCCTTGTCATTAGGTGCTACCTTTGCTGAAGAGGATGTTTTGGGCAACAAAGTGCTTCATTTTGCCGTTCTAGGTGGTTGGATGGATGCTGTTACTCATCTACTGGATCTAGGGATAGAGGTGAATGCAAGGAACGAAGGTGGTGCAACAGCGCTTCACTATGCCGTCTATTGGAAAGAATGCTCCTTGAAAATGGCAGAAGTATTACTTTTGTCTGGTGCAGACTGTAACGTGAAGGATATAGAAGGTCGGACACTCGTAGACGTGGCTCTGGAGGATACAGGCATGCAGAAATTCCTCCTTCATCATTTGGAGTGTCACCCGAATCTGAAAAGGTTGTGCCGAAGGAAGATCCTCAGTGTTCTCGGTAAGAGTGGCCAAGAAGAATCTGACGTCCACCAGTTTACAATACCGCAGGATCTGAAGGACTACCTGTTATTCAGAGCTATTTACTAG